One genomic region from bacterium encodes:
- a CDS encoding protease complex subunit PrcB family protein has translation MKVVLTLALAALVAMFLVVAVNAEEEKKKSDKKEEEEREVIVNYEIIEQGTYSGKKDAVAQVITSQQEWEQLWKQHVSVLVPQPPVPEIDFETHVLAVIFAGEKKSGGYAVVIKDVSIEADDVIVKYRLTEPQPNSFTIQVITQPFAVIKIEKPKGTVRLVKE, from the coding sequence ATGAAGGTCGTATTGACTCTTGCATTGGCGGCACTTGTTGCGATGTTCCTTGTCGTCGCAGTGAATGCAGAAGAAGAGAAGAAAAAATCAGATAAAAAAGAAGAGGAAGAACGAGAGGTCATTGTGAACTACGAAATCATCGAACAGGGCACTTATAGTGGGAAAAAAGACGCTGTGGCCCAGGTCATTACCAGCCAGCAAGAGTGGGAACAGCTCTGGAAACAGCATGTCAGCGTCCTCGTGCCGCAACCGCCCGTTCCGGAAATTGATTTTGAAACGCATGTCCTTGCGGTGATCTTCGCCGGTGAAAAGAAGAGCGGAGGATATGCGGTCGTGATCAAAGATGTTTCCATAGAGGCGGATGATGTGATTGTGAAGTACCGCCTGACCGAACCACAACCGAACAGCTTTACCATTCAAGTAATCACCCAACCGTTTGCGGTGATCAAAATTGAAAAACCGAAAGGTACAGTGAGACTGGTTAAGGAGTAA
- a CDS encoding sulfurtransferase TusA family protein produces the protein MTNRIDVAAVLDTFGLLCPMPIIKTAAKMKELNQGDVLKVLSDDPGIKEDMPAWCITSGNQLVFLEELGDEFHAYVRKMR, from the coding sequence ATGACAAACAGGATCGATGTTGCTGCGGTGCTGGACACTTTTGGGTTGCTGTGTCCCATGCCGATTATCAAGACCGCAGCAAAAATGAAAGAACTAAATCAGGGAGACGTCCTCAAAGTACTTTCCGACGATCCGGGAATCAAAGAAGACATGCCTGCGTGGTGCATCACTTCAGGAAACCAGCTTGTTTTTCTGGAAGAGTTGGGCGATGAGTTTCACGCCTACGTCCGCAAAATGCGATGA